TCGCATATCCAGGCATTTTCTGATTCAAAGCCCTCTACAGTCATTCTCTAGGGACACTGTCTTCTTAGCTTAGAAGATGGTTTCCCCATATAGCTTATATCAAACACATGCATTGTAGCTCTTACTTTttagaaatgacaaaaaaaaatataaatcaaacacAATGAGAGAAGAATTACAGAAGTTCTCTTCCAATAATAATGCAATTGATAATAAAGCTCTCCACAGTATAAGGAGCTGTACTCACTGGTCTCATCTCAAACAGTTGTCCTCTCTAAGTTCCTCATCACCTCTCTGGCCTTGACTGACTTATTGGTGGAGGTGGTTCTGACATTCAGCATAGTGAGGAGAATGAGGAGCACGGGGTTTGGACTGAACCTGAATCCCTCTTTCGTCTCTGTCACTGAAATTAACTTGTCTAGTTTCAAAATTGGCTGGATATTGAAGTGGGGAAGGACGTGCTTCCATGGGGGAAGGCTGCACATGGGAAATTTCTGTACCTTCCGCACAATTTTGTTTTGAACCTGAAActgaagtgaaagggaaattcgctcagtcgtgtcagactctgcatccccatggactgtagcccgccaggctcctctgtccatggaattctccaagcaagaatactggtgtgagtagcCATTCAACCTTATTTTTCAGTAAAAGGACTTTTGAGGAATCCCCAAGCATGTTTGGACCTGTGTAGGCAAAAGTAGGCAAATAGAAGGGAGGATTAGTTTGGGATGTAGGATTAATTTCCATAAATGGAAGACTGGGCTTGGAAAAAGAGGGAGTCAAGTAGAGCAGTAGCATgataaaaataagtacattttcaCGTTATCACTTACTATCCTCAATACATCAGATTAACTGCagcagattttaaaaaaggacatcTTCCTATTTTTAGAGCATAGAGCACATagaaaaaattaagtgaaagagTCAGATAATAGTTCCATTCAATGAATGTCACACAGAATTACACTGTTACTAAATTAAATTATAGATAGaccaaaggaaaattaaagattttaaaaatacttcctaTGGGTAGGAAAAATATTCTATTGTTATATATTATACCAAAATCTCTAGTGCAATTCTGAATATGAAATTTCTTTTGAGCATGTAGTGAGTATGTGAaactcaacaaaagaaaaagaaaacaaaagagcagAGTCTTGCATTCACTCCAGGATAGCAGtagcagtgttagttgctcagtcgtgtctgactctttgccaccccacgaactacagcctgccaggctcctctgtccatgggattctccaggcaacaacactgaagtggactgccattcccttctccagagcatgttcctgacccggggattgaacccaggtctcctgcattgtaggcagattctttaccatctgagctacagggaagatcacTTCAGAATAGTCTTTCCTAAATATCACTACCCAGGTTGGCTGATCAAGGCTTTCTAATTACACAAGCATGTAATGCTTTTGTTGGTACTGTATTATGACCTCCTTAGCCTTagatgcaatggcaacccactccagtgttcttacctggagaatcccagggacggcggagcctggtgggctgcagtgtctatgggttcgcacagagtcggacacgattgaagcgacttagcagcagcagcagcagcagcagcagcagcagccttagatGACTGAATTAGAGTTGGCAAAATGATTCCAGGAAAACTCATTAGTAGGtaggctgctaagtcgcttcagttgggtccgactctgtgcaaccccagagacggcagcccaccaggcttcccgtccctgggattctccaggtaagaacactggagtgggttgccatttccttctccattagtaTGTAGGAGTGAATCTATCATATTATTACTCAAGAGAAAAGTAACAAAGACACAAGATCATGTTAATACTAAGTATGAGAAGGAAGCTCTTTGATCTTGTCTGAGTTCTATTCAAAGTTTTGATTGCtcattgtttccttctttaaagtgataaaaatatatCACTGAAATTCAGCACACTAAGAGATGAAAATTTAGAAGCAATCTCTTTGGAGTCCAGTAAAAGACAAAATGGTCCAATATTATCACATTTTATAAACGTTGTTGTATTGCTGTTGtaattcagtcgctaagtcatgtccaactctttgtgacccccccatGGAGAGTggttcaccaggcttccctgtccctcactgtctccctgagtttgctcaaactcttgtccattgagatggtggtcttatctaaccatctcatcctcttatcGCCcctttctccacctgccctcaatctttcccagcatcagggtcttttccaatgagtcagctctttgcatcaggaggccaaagtattggagctttagcattagtcctttcaatgaatattcaggattgatttcctttaggactgactggtttgatcttcttgctgtgcaagggattctcaagattcttctctagcaccacaatttgaaaatataaattcttcaggctcagctttctttatggtccaactctcacatccatacatgactactggaaaaaccatagctttgactatatgggcctttgttggcaagtaatatctctgcttttaatatgctaactttgtcatagcttttcttcccaggaataagcatttttaaatttcagggctgcagacaccatccatagtgattctGAAGctaaagaaaatcaagtctgtcactgtttccatttttccccctctatttgccatgaagtgatgggattggaggCCATGaacttagtcttttgaatgttgaattgtaAGCCAGATATTTTACTCTTGTCTTTCACCTTTCacctccttttcactttctgcctctaggctggtgtcatctgcatatctgaagttactgatatttctcctggtaatcttgattccagcttgcactttatccagcccagcattttgcatgatatactccgcatacaagttaagtaagcagggtgacaatatacagccttaatgtactgttttcccagttttgaaccagtccattgtttcatgtctagttttaattgttgcttcttcaAGGAGGGCTTCTCATACAgcacttctcaggaggcaggtaaggtggtctggtattcccatctcttgaacaatttcccacagtttgttgtgatccacacaatcaaatgcTTTAGCAAAGTCattgaagcagatgtttttctggaattcttttgctttttctctgatccagaggatgatggcaatttgatctctagatcctctgccttttctaaatcccgcttgtacctctggaagttctcagttcaccgttgaagcctagcttggagagctttgagcattaccttactagcatgtgaaataagcacaattgtgaagtagtttgaaccTTTTGGACgttgtccttctttgggactggaatgaaaactgaccttttccagtcctgtggccactgttgagttttccaaatttcctggcctATTGAgttagcactttcacagcatcatcttttttttttttttttttagcatcatcttttaagatatgaaatagctcagctagaattccatcacctccactagctttgttcatagtaatgcttcttaaggcccatctgacttcacactccaggatgtctggctctagatgaatgactacaccatcatggttatctgaatCTCTAAGaccttttttggacagttcttctgtgtattcttgtcacctcttcttaatctcttctgcttctattaggtcattaccatttctgtcctttattgtgtccatctttgcatgaactattCCCTTGATAACTCTCATTTTCCTGACAAGGTCTAtacaataaataagcaaatgtaAATGTAATATACATGAATGACTGGAATGCATTTGAATTTACAGATATCTTGCATGCCTTACAGTTCAAAAATTTTCTCCTACTGAAGTGTCTCTGAGTTTTTATTCATCTTAAAGAGAATGTTCTTAAATATCTCTCTGCAGTATATCCTGTGCAATAGGTTTTTTGTGTAGACCTCTTCAGATAAAAAGATCTCATATTTTTACTTAGCTAAGACTTTTTCCTTTTAGCAatgaataaattttgaaatatatcagatggaattttgtatttcattggatgatcatacaatttaaatttcttaaaatggtGAATTATAGTAATAGATTTTCAATTGTTAAAGCAAACTTCTATTGGCATAGACTCTAATCAAGATGTATCATCTCTTTATAtgctgttaattttattttattttctgcttcattATGAGTGAGagtgtttattctttttccttgggTTTTGTATCCATGCTATTCTAcatcaaataataaattttaattgaagattAAAAGtgtgaatttcttcttcttcacaCTTTGCACCATAGGGACTCCACTGTAGATGATTTTGGATATGGGATTTGGCTGTGCTTCCTGGGTGGATTTGGCATTAACTTGTTAGATAGTTTGGAGGTGAGTAGTAAAAGGTAACCtgcgtcttttgcatctcctgcattggcaggcaggagtTTTACCACTGGCATTATATGGGCTTCCATAAAAGGTAATGAATGAATAACAATGAATGAATAACACGCACCGTGCTAACTTTGACAAAGAAGAATACCCACCCAAACATCAGCCAGGTAATAAAAGATTGTTGTTATATTGTAAGGTAAGACATCTTTTGTGGGAAAAGAAAATTTGCAACAGATTTATTTGAAGTTAAATTATTATTCAATTTAGAATATTGTTTCAGAGtacattttaagtataaaaataatactttatattctaaaattaaaataaattcaaattcaatATACAGTTATTTAATATGTTCAGAGATTAAAACTAACATAAATACATGACAGGTCACACGATAATGTTTGGTAATTATAACAGAAATAACCGGTTCAAAGatctttgttctattttatttgattGAAAAAGGGAGGACCTTCTCTGGATGTTTACGTGCTATCTACAGCAGCACCATGAACAGCAGCTCATCCACTGTTGCAGCTGTGCAGCTCTGCTACGAGCACCTGAATGGATCCTGTGTGAAAACCCCCTACTCACCAGGTCCCCGCCTCATCCTGTACACAGTGTTCAGCTTTGGAACTGTGCTGGCTATATTTGGAAACCTCTTGGTAATGATTTCCATTCTTCACTTCAATCAGCTGCATTCTCCAACCAATTGCTTGATTGCCTCCCTGGCCTGTGCAGACTTCTTGATAGGAGTGACTGTGATGCCCTTCAGCACAGTGAGGTCCGTGGAGAGCTGCTGGTACTTTGGGGAGAGTTACTGTAAATTTCACACTTGTTTTGATGGGTCATTCTGTTACGCTTCCATCTACCACTTGTGCTTTATCTCTCTGGACAGGTACATTGCTATCACTGACCCCCTGGTCTATCCAACCAGGTTCACTATGTCTGTTTCTGGCATGTGTGTTGCCTTCTCCTGGCTCTTTTcgattatttattctttttcccttcttgGCTCAGGAGCGAATGCAGCTGGACTGGAGGATCTAGTAAGTGCTCTCACCTGTGTGGGAGGCTGTCAATTTGCAGTGAATCAAAGTTGGGTATTAGTGAATTTCACTTTATTCTTCATTCCCACCCTTGTGATGATAATTCTTTACTCCAAGATTTTCCTCATCGCTAAACAACAGGCTAGAAAAATTGAGAATCTGAGCAATAAGACTGGGCGATGCTCATACAGCTACCAAGACAGAGTGgccaagagggagagaaaggctgCAAAAACGCTGGGCATTGCAGTGCTAGCGTTTCTGATCTCCTGGCTGCCTTACTTCCTGGATTCCATCATTGATGCCTTCCTAGGTTTCATCACTCCCACATATGTTTATGAAATATTGGTTTGGATTGCTTATTATAACTCAGCTATGAACCCCTTGATTTATGCGTTCTTTTATCCTTGGTTTCGAAAAGCCATCAAACTCATTGTCACTGGCAAATTCTTGAGAGAGAATTCCTTAACAGTAAATGTATTTTCTGGGTAAGTCTACATTTTAGATGGAGGAATTGACAGTAGATTCACAGTGAACACACTCTGGGTAGAAAATTTAGTCATGTGTGTTTAAGGTCTtctaatgtaaaataaattatgcTTCAAATTTGACCCAAACACTTAAATTCAGCTTCATCATTCTTTGGTAACTATAACATAAATCCCTGTATGTAATGGAAACAGCATGACCTTGGAGCCAGAAACATGGCAATTTAACACCAATCTTGGGCTGCTTCCATCTCTGAACGTCTCTTTATGTCTCTAGTTAATAACCTCTCCTTTGTAGCATTcttgagaaaatttaaaagaatgtataaagaaagtgaaagtcgttcggtcgtgtctgactctttgccaccccatggactatacagtccatggaactctccaggtcaaaatactagagtgggtagcctttcccttctccagaggatcttcccaacttagggattgaacccaggtctcctgcattgcaggtggattctttaccaactgagccacgagggaagcccaagtatactggaatgggtagcctatcccttctccagtggatcttccctacccaggaatctaacgagggtctcctgcattggagattctttatcaactgagctatcagagaagctgaaaagaatgtgtagaaaaaaaaaaaaactactatgtttttattattctaaatCCCCCCTTGTATTGCTTTATAATAGTTCAGCCTTGGTTATtacttctctttatatttttgtgattGTAATATTTCTCTATTAAAATGCACATGCAGCTGGGGAATACTCAGAGACATCCTGGCTCAGGGAGGGCAAAGTTGTGACTCCTTACTGTCAGGTGTTCAGATTTGGGGTCCAGAAATATGATCTCAGAGTCGGGTAAGATCAACCCAGAGAGAAAGAGTGACTATAACATCCATTTAAGTCTTTACTATGGGAAAGGTGATTGGTGTCATTAATAGTATTTGATCATTCAGTAAGCTTCTTTGTACTGATTAATTCTACTacaatttcatttttgttcagAAATTTTACCAGTTAACATATCTTTAGAACATGGGTTTTAAGACTGTCACTCATTACTGTACTCTatcttaaattaattttatatttgttcaCTTTTGCATTGtaccaaaaatattattttttaaacatttatttaattaaagtatagtaaTTAAATGTACCAAAATTATTTATAAGGGCTTTCAatgatttacatgaaatgtccaaatTAAAAAACACCCAAAAGAATAGAAAAGTGAAATGAAGGAGATAAATGATGATAGACAGGCTGGTAAACACATTGTGTGACCCACAGATTTGAAACTGAAGTAATTTAAGCAACTCACATTGGGTAAGCTAAGCTATTCACTTTGTATAAATACAGATAATTTAAAGGCAccttactgctaagtcgcttcagtcgtgtccgactttatgcaaccccatagacggcagcccaccaggcttccccgtccctgggattctccaggcaagaacactggagtgggttgccatttccttctccagtgcaggaaagtgaaaagtgaaagtgaaattgctcagtcatgtctgactcttagtgaccccatggactgcaccctaccaggttcctccatccatgggattttccaggcaaaaatactggagtgcggtgccatcgccttctccgaaaggcACCCTAGACTGCTTAGTATTAGTTTATACACAACTCTTCCAATGCTGAAAATCatcaatttattttgatttagtGCTTTCAATGTAGTAAGTTTCTCTATTCCTGTGCCACAAGCTATAGAGAAATCATACTgaccattttaaaatagaaaaagctaCAAAGTGCTTACAAAATCTGCTGAATATCTTAGCAGATTTTGGATTCATATCTAAGCTTCTGGATTCAAATAAGCACTTCTAACGTCTAGTTTAGTACTTTTACACTTGTCTTCCTGTTTTTTAAGTCCCTTTTCACATATATTTAACAAATGATTTAATTTTGCTCCTTTCTTCCCCAGATCAACATATCATTGTATTTTGGTgaatatttaatatctttctttCTAAAAGCACAAGCTTCTTCTCATTTATGTGCCTgagtatataaaagaaataattctttatGCATCATAGTGGTTATTGTGATATGCAAATTACAGACACTTCACACTTATTTTGTGGTTATTGGGATGTACCTCTGGAAAGACCATCCCTCTCTGTCAGACATTTGGAGATGaaatcagagacagaaaaatTCGCACACCAAGAAAAGCAAGCTGGTCACAGTTTCTTGGCCATTCAATTGTTAGTCTGCTGTGataaatgtacaaaataataaaactgaaggTGACTTTGAGATGGTCTATTCTGAACCAtccctttaaaataattaattaagtaatttaaaatttttcttggctGCACTACATGGCTTACAGAATCTCAGTTAGCCCATCCGGTTTTGAACCCAAGCCATGGAAGTGAAAGCattgaatcctaaccactggaccaccagggaactccccatatttaaattttttttaacagagaagctcataattaaatatttttcataatggaCATATAAATTGAACATATTTAAACTATACGatttgataagttttgacatTTGTAGATACCTGTAAAATCATCACCAAAATCAAGACTGAACATACCTATCTCCTCAAAGTTTCTTCATGTTCTTTGTAATGTCCTTCCTGCTCATCCCTATGCACTCAACCCTCTTCCATCCCCACACAGCCACTGATCAGCTTTATGTCACTCTATACTAGTTTGTACTTctagcattttatataaatacagcTATAAGTTATACATACTCATTtctgtctgaattatttcactctgtatagtaaTTTGGAGAATAATCCATGTCAAAGCATGAATCGAGGCGGGggggtgatgatttgggagaatggcgttaaaacatgtataatatcatataagaaacgaattgccagtccaggtttgatgcaggatacaggaagcttggggctggtgctctggggtg
The Bos javanicus breed banteng chromosome 9, ARS-OSU_banteng_1.0, whole genome shotgun sequence genome window above contains:
- the LOC133254357 gene encoding trace amine-associated receptor 7a-like; the protein is MNSSSSTVAAVQLCYEHLNGSCVKTPYSPGPRLILYTVFSFGTVLAIFGNLLVMISILHFNQLHSPTNCLIASLACADFLIGVTVMPFSTVRSVESCWYFGESYCKFHTCFDGSFCYASIYHLCFISLDRYIAITDPLVYPTRFTMSVSGMCVAFSWLFSIIYSFSLLGSGANAAGLEDLVSALTCVGGCQFAVNQSWVLVNFTLFFIPTLVMIILYSKIFLIAKQQARKIENLSNKTGRCSYSYQDRVAKRERKAAKTLGIAVLAFLISWLPYFLDSIIDAFLGFITPTYVYEILVWIAYYNSAMNPLIYAFFYPWFRKAIKLIVTGKFLRENSLTVNVFSG